The window ATCAGATGACATAATTCGGTATTTGGTTGACAAATATGGTTTGTGTCTTCCTATATATACCCTTTTCTGTATTGTGCTTATGCCATGTAGTCTTTTTTCCTGTTGCATTTCaatctataaaatataattacatatgtggagaaaattatattattttaataatcgaTTAATGGAATAATTGATCGTAATCAAAATCAGTTTTTGTTTGGGTAAGTTTGCTAAAAACCAATTTTAAGTTAGTTGGAGAGAAACAATTACTGCCTATACATTTCGGAAATGTGCATTTGGTCACTTACAAACATAAAAGAAGGAAAGTTTAGATATTTCCTTATTTTACGTATCTCGGAAACCATCTTGCTGTACTGCATATATATGCTTAAGCAATATAACATTGTGCAAgtatattcttttcatttttaagagCATGACTGATTCTTTGTGCTTTACACAATTGAGAGTATcccattttttaatgttttctgtTATGTAGGTGATGGAAACGTTCCTCTATCTTTATCACTTGGATTTTTAACGGTTAGAACCTGGCTCCACCATCATTGGTTTTTCACTTGAAAGTTGAATTGTATCATTGATGATAGTATCTAAGGCTATCTTTTTTTGCAGACCCTAACTGCTGGTCTTGGTATGCTTAGTCGTATTTCAAAGGTATTGTCTAacttgtttccttttcttttaagtGGAGGTTTTTAGTGTTAACTAaagtttattgaaaacaaaagtagtCTTTTCTCCAAAATAAATCAATGGAATTATTAGCATATGCTAGGATGGCAGGTACATGcatgaatttcattttttgttgtcaTTGAGATTTCACTTTTATCTGTGCAAAAAATACTATAACTATTGGATAAATGCTTTCAGGGGACTACTTATACTCCAGCGAAGTTCCCTCCAAAGCCACTTAAATTATGGGCATATGGGGTTGGTCCACAATATACAAACCATACATTCTAATGCTTAATTATTTCAGGACTTTTATCTCCAAATTATAGATCAGCATGCATGATAATGTAGCCATTATCTGCTGgaacagaattttaaatttgaaatacttGTTTCTTTTAGGGGTCTCCTTTCTGCAAACTTGTACGTGAAGTACTTGTGGAATTGGAGCTGCCACACTTGCTTGTCTGGTAAAACCCATGTTTGTGAGCAACCAACTGTTAGATTTTATTCCCaattaataagaatttttttggcGGGTTGTTATAGAAAACATAATTTGTTGTAATTCACAGTTATACAACTACATTTATCTTATGGAGCATTCTTGAACCGTACTCTTTGGCCTTTGGATGAAGAATTATTACAATTTTAGTGGGGGTAAAATATGTTATAGTTCCTTAAATTTGGTCAAAATTGGTTTCAGTACCTACCTTTTAAAAATGGTAGTTTTGgtctttatatttttgaaatgtgGTGGATTTCGCCCCTTATCATGTACTTCATTTTGACTTGACCAATGATGAAATCCACCATATTTTacaaatacaaggtccaaaactACTATTTTTAAAGTGGAGACTAAAACCAATTTTAACCAGATCTTGAGAGACCCAACACATTTACCCATTTTATTGACTATATAGTTGCTAGCTTTAATAGTTATATTTATATCCAAagagtaataaataaaaatagtagttGTATTTTATATACACTAGGGGTCTGTAGGAGGGCTTAGATATGCAACCTTATTCCATTTGCATGGAGGTTACTTCCATGACTTGAACCCATGACCACCACCTGCAAAGAGCAAAGCTCATCCACTACACTTCCTCTACATTAATTAggaaaaaatattctttcttGCATTGTCATCAAGTGAATTGTATAACATTGATTTATTGTTTGTGATTCTAAATAAAGTGTCatacaaaaaattaagagtGAATTGAGTAATGCAGCgcatagttgaaggatttttttctcttagatgtttttttctttatgtatACCCCAAAATTAGTTTTCCCCCTTTATATATCACTTCACTGTTAAATTCCTTGGTTTAATTTTCATAGacatgcatgtatatatatattatatatacttaaATTTGTATTATGCATAGTTGGGCTATATGTATCTATTATGTATACTTTTGTGTTTTCATGTGACTTActttcatgtttcattttagTTGTGCTAGGGGTAGCCCAAAGAGAAATATACTATATCAGAAAACTGGAACTTTCCAGGTATTTGATTTTTCTAGTGAGTTTGTCAGGTTTATGCAAAACACAGTTGTTTCATGACTTGGTATTTAGTTTGTGAATGATGATGAGTTTATGGTTATGATTCACACTCACAGGCACCTTTTTTGGAAGATCCAAACACTGGGATAGAAATGTTTGAAAGTGCAGAAATCATAGAGTATCTAAGAGCAACATACGCTCTTCAGTAAGTGATGCCTATGATAGGAAGAGGCTTGTGAGGGTTTTTAAGTAAATGTAATTGCTAATGGTTCTAACAGGGTTACATCAAATTTTCTCTATATAGAAATTTCAAATAGTGGAATCAAGTGCCTCAATATTCAGCAATGGTTTCAGGTGGATAAAAATTTCGGTTGCAAAATGGGAATCtgtttcattcttcttttcttctttattattgttattattatttgggaCTCTTTTCATTCATTATTACTGCACCTACAACTCTGCAATAATAACTACATAATACATTAATGCCCTTGAAAATGATTATGCATTCTTCAAGTTTGAACAAATTACTATgtgtaaatcataaaataacaaaTGGGTTGGTTTATTTGCTCTTTCTATGTGTTGAAACATGAAGAAAGAGTTGAAACACGTGCCATAGTGAGATTTAGTTTAGGACTTCCATGTGCTGAGAATTATTAACACCAAATTGTGAGATTCTGTTGGAGATTCCCTTATCGATTAGATATGACCAAGGAAGAGTCTAAAGggataatttttatctaataagccgattttataagtttaaattaGGTCTCTAATTCACATTCTAAGTATGCTCTGCCAAAGGCAAATTTTCCTGTTTGGGGTTCTTTTAGAAAGAATTTCCCAAACTAGGGCTGTTTTGGAGGTATTTTCCAGGGGGTGTTGTTTTTGCACGTACCCAGCATGGGACGCGCCAGTAGAACTGGCGACTTCATGCATGGCGGACAAGTGTCAACTGCTGGAGGAACGTGCTAACCTAATTGGCGATTTGACCATGTATTGCAAAACGCCAGTGGTGTTGGCGCTTTGACCCGTCTTGTCTCGtcaagcagcagcagcagcagaagGCAGCAGGGCTAGGCAACTTAGGTGCAGGGAAACGCCATTCCCATTGGCGCTTCGTGCTTTTCTTTCGTTTATAAACTGCGTTTGGCCTTCAATTGTTTGCCTGCGTTTTCGAGTTTGCAGAGTGAAATATTGTGTGAAGAGAGAATTGCTTGGTTGGTGCTATTCTTGCTTGGTTGGTGTTGTTCTTGCTTGGTGTTCTTCCATTTTCGTAAAAAATTTGTAAGTTATATATTGAATcttttgtatgtttttatttatatagatGTTTATATTCTGATAATAAAATGGTGTTAGGTAgtgtaagataataataattttgtatagtttaggtagtgtaagataataataattttgtatagtttaggtagtgtaagataataattttgtatagtttagTTTCAATTCTTAATGTTATAGGATAGAttagatttagtttaaattttttatatgataaattaagaataattttttatatggtaaattaggaataattttatatgatagattaagtttagttgaaattttttatataggtTTAGGTaccataatttaataattttagattaggaATAATTTTAGGTACCATAACATATTAAGTTTAGATTagctttagtttaaattttgtatatggtagattacatttaatttaaatatttgatcatagattagaaataattttatgtattgtaaattattaatttaaaaataggtttgaattaaaaaatttatattatgttaattttaattttaattattattagtttcatatgttatgtttaaattagAATAGTTTTAGGTATTTTAAATTACTGATgttgtatgttaaattattttactcgtaattatttgaagtcattaattttgtatatgatAGATTACATTTAGcttaaatatttgttatgatagattaagaataattatatgtaatgtaaattagtaattttaaattaggttagaattaaattttttatattacgttagttttagttattattagtttcatatgttatgtttaaattataatagttttacgtattttaaattagtgatgttgtatgttaaattattttactcgtaattatttgaagtcattaattttgtatatggtagattacatttagtttaaatatttgttatgatagattaagaataattttatgtagtgtaaattagtaattttaaattaggttagaattaaattttttatattacgttagttttagttattattattagtttcatatgttatgtttaaattagaatagttttatgtatttttcatatttgttgCCGGTTGTGTctcatcattaaataaataattttcacatgatgtaagcgaattgacagaatgaaacattgaaccactagtcacatccttttctatgtataATTTCAGAACTGACATTTGGTtttgttgtttaaaattttccaACATTGTTTCAAtgtcttcgtcatcacaaatttgcaaggcaatatattttcttgacactaaaaatctacagctaatagcagaaataatttcattattttgtaactttaccttatctccaatttttttcttcaaaacattgaaactaattccacgtttaatctgaatcgcttttttactgccttcaaatattacaccatcattatcttcatatacccatccattgaaatacaacactgttataaccgaattcatcgtgtacctacaaaaacaatattttaacacgtcaaataaattacaaaatgggTATCACAAAAAGTCATTATtgaaacttcaaaataaaacttacaacaacaacaacaacaacaacaacgccttatcccactaggtggggtcggctacatggatcaacttccgccataatgttctatcaagtaccatacttctatccaaatcattaagttcgagatcctttttgataacctctcttatagtctttttgggtctttctCTGCCTcaaattgtttgtcttctctccatctggtctactctcctcactacagagtctaccggtcttctctctacatgcccaaaccacctaagtctattttccaccatcttctctacaataggcgctactccaaccctctctctaatagcttcgtttctaattttatcctgtcgagtcttaccacacatccaccgcaacatcctcatctccgctacacctactttattctcatgttggctcttgaccgcccaacattctgttccgtacaaaatcgccggtcttaccgcagtccgataaaactttccctttagcttgatcggtacctttgcatcac of the Glycine max cultivar Williams 82 chromosome 13, Glycine_max_v4.0, whole genome shotgun sequence genome contains:
- the LOC100792004 gene encoding uncharacterized protein isoform X2 encodes the protein MGGKLQFPYMVDPNTGASMYESDDIIRYLVDKYGDGNVPLSLSLGFLTTLTAGLGMLSRISKGTTYTPAKFPPKPLKLWAYGGSPFCKLVREVLVELELPHLLVCCARGSPKRNILYQKTGTFQAPFLEDPNTGIEMFESAEIIEYLRATYALQ